Genomic window (Deinococcota bacterium):
GTGTGTAACTGTCCGGTGTGTAACTGCTCACTCGGACGGTCGCTCTCGGCCCACGGCGAGACCCTGCTAGGACAGGCAACATGAACATAGCCGTATGAGCGTAGCCATATGAACGTAGCCGTCAGCGTGATAGGTCTCGGCCTCATGGGTCGCCCCATGCTGCGCGTCTTGCAAGGCGCGGGCTTTACGGTGCGGGGCTGGAACCGCTCGCCCCTCGCCGAGGAGGCGCTCGAGGGGATTGCGCTCGCCGCCGACCTCGAGGAGGCCGCGCGCGCGGACGTCCTGCTGCTCATGCTCTCGGACTCACCGGCGGTGGACGCGGTGCTGAAACGCCTCGAGCCCCTGCTCTCGCCCGGCCAAGTCGTCCTCGACATGGGCTCCTCGGACCCGCGGCGCTCCGAAGCCCACGCCGCCAGGCTTCAGGGCGAGGGTATCGGCTGGGTGGACGCGCCCGTCTCGGGCGGGCCGGAAGGAGCCAAGACGGGAACGCTGGCGATCATGGCCGGCGCCACCCCCGACGACTTCGCTCGCGTTCAGCCCGTCTTGGACGCCCTCGGCGGCAACGTCGTCCACGTCGGTGAGCCCGGCGCGGGCCACAAGACCAAGGTCGTCAACCAGATCATCGTCGGGCTCACCATCCAGGCCGTAGCCGAAGCCCTGGCTCTGGCCGAGGCGAGCGGCGTCGACCCCAAGAAGGTGCAGGAGGCGCTCAAGGGCGGCTTCGCCGACTCG
Coding sequences:
- a CDS encoding NAD(P)-dependent oxidoreductase; this encodes MNVAVSVIGLGLMGRPMLRVLQGAGFTVRGWNRSPLAEEALEGIALAADLEEAARADVLLLMLSDSPAVDAVLKRLEPLLSPGQVVLDMGSSDPRRSEAHAARLQGEGIGWVDAPVSGGPEGAKTGTLAIMAGATPDDFARVQPVLDALGGNVVHVGEPGAGHKTKVVNQIIVGLTIQAVAEALALAEASGVDPKKVQEALKGGFADSKILQLHGTRMIARSYQPGAKVKTQLKDLRLGLELAAPLDLDLPHVRSAAQRYERLEAEGDG